One segment of Alnus glutinosa chromosome 2, dhAlnGlut1.1, whole genome shotgun sequence DNA contains the following:
- the LOC133861753 gene encoding remorin-like produces MAYEEPKNVEAKLSQDTADEEPKNVEAKLSQNTADEEPKKVEEAQSPSEPPPAPAPEHVEQVSKDVTEEKSVIPPPPEVKPDESKALAVAEKGPEHAEEKSTEGSVNRDAVLARVATEKRISLVRAWEESEKSKAENKAHKKLSAIGAWENCKKASIEAELKKIEEKLERQKAEYVEKLKNKVALIHKEAEEKRALIEAKRGEDVLKAEEMAAKYRATGTGPKKFLGFFKG; encoded by the exons ATGGCATACGAGGAACCCAAAAACGTGGAGGCCAAATTAAGCCAAGACACGGCGGACGAGGAACCCAAAAACGTGGAGGCCAAATTAAGCCAAAACACGGCGGACGAGGAACCCAAAAAGGTGGAGGAGGCCCAATCACCCTCGGAGCCTCCGCCAGCGCCGGCCCCAGAACACGTTGAACAAGTTTCCAAAGATGTCACCGAGGAAAAATCTGTAATTCCACCTCCCCCTGAAGTGAAGCCTGATGAATCCAAAGCCCTTGCTGTGGCTGAAA AGGGTCCTGAGCATGCTGAAGAGAAAAGTACTGAGGGTTCTGTCAACCGAG ATGCTGTGCTTGCAAGAGTTGCAACAGAGAAGAGGATTTCACTAGTCAGGGCATGGGAAGAAAGTGAGAAGTCCAAAGCAGAGAACAA GGCCCATAAAAAGCTGTCTGCCATTGGAGCGTGGGAGAACTGCAAGAAAGCTTCTATAGAGGCAGAGTTGAAAAAGATTGAG GAAAAATTGGAGAGGCAGAAGGCTGAATATGTGGAGAAACTGAAAAACAAAGTAGCTCTGATCCATAAGGAAGCAGAAGAAAAGAGGGCACTGATTGAAGCTAAACGTGGGGAAGATGTTCTCAAGGCGGAGGAAATGGCTGCAAAATACCGTGCCACTGGAACTGGTCCAAAGAagtttcttggtttttttaagGGCTAA
- the LOC133859385 gene encoding transcription factor MYB17-like, whose translation MKVAGRTLVKMGRAPCCDKDGVKRGPWSPEEDQLLVQYIKQHGHGSWRTLPKHAGLLRCGKSCRLRWINYLRPDIKRGPFSPEEEDSIIQLHGMLGNRWAAIASKLQGRTDNEIKNYWNTHLKKRLLCSVHSPLVLKLSSKAEPINVKSESPSTRHMIQWESARVEAEARLSMESLLLNSSSIRKTDCDYFLRLWNSEIGESFQNIKGEDGGVCQSPVSQKSSPTKCGSAGSDITVQAKNTTASAFANITPQQEDSYRPSVDEMMASSDSLTSYDLIDSSDAALELLLDFPDGDDEAFQG comes from the exons ATGAAGGTAGCTGGCCGGACGCTGGTGAAGATGGGAAGGGCACCATGTTGTGACAAGGATGGAGTGAAAAGAGGGCCATGGAGTCCGGAAGAGGACCAGCTCTTGGTTCAGTACATCAAGCAGCATGGCCATGGTAGCTGGCGTACCCTCCCCAAGCATGCTG GTCTCCTTCGATGTGGAAAGAGTTGTCGGCTTAGGTGGATAAACTATCTTCGCCCCGACATCAAACGCGGTCCTTTTTCTCCTGAGGAAGAGGATTCCATAATTCAGCTTCACGGCATGCTTGGTAACAG GTGGGCTGCCATAGCATCAAAATTGCAGGGAAGAACGGACAATGAGATTAAGAACTATTGGAACACTCATTTAAAGAAGCGACTCCTTTGCTCAGTCCATAGCCCATTGGTGCTCAAGCTCTCCTCCAAAGCTGAGCCAATCAATGTCAAATCTGAATCCCCTTCCACCCGCCACATGATACAGTGGGAGAGTGCCAGAGTTGAGGCTGAGGCTCGCTTGTCAATGGAGTCATTACTGCTCAACTCATCATCAATAAGAAAGACTGACTGTGATTACTTCCTCCGTCTATGGAATTCTGAAATTGGAGAATCATTTCAGAATATCAAAGGAGAAGATGGTGGAGTTTGTCAAAGCCCTGTCTCTCAAAAATCCTCGCCAACCAAATGTGGTTCTGCAGGTTCAGATATCACAGTACAAGCAAAAAACACCACAGCCAGCGCCTTTGCCAACATAACTCCACAACAAGAAGACAGCTATAGACCAAGCGTAGACGAAATGATGGCCAGCTCAGATTCTCTCACCTCTTATGATCTCATTGACTCTTCTGATGCAGCATTAGAGCTGCTGCTAGATTTCCCAGATGGTGATGATGAGGCCTTTCAAGGATAG
- the LOC133860374 gene encoding uncharacterized mitochondrial protein AtMg00810-like codes for MITLLPLILLMLSMPLFPNSNLSLHALKDLGDLSFFLGIQATRDSNGLHLHQGKYVTYLLRQSDPLLDPTKYRHIVGALQYCMLTRPDIVYSVNQLCQFLHSPTSVYMTAAKCALRYLKGTLHYGLYYTPSSLKLNVFSDFDWAGSPDDKKSTTGYAIYLCPCLISWAAKKQPIVAWSSM; via the coding sequence ATGATAACATTGTTACCACTAATACTTCTGATGTTGTCCATGCCCTTATTTCCCAACTCAAACTTGAGTTTGCATGCATTAAAAGATCTTGGTGATCTCTCATTCTTCTTGGGGATTCAAGCAACCCGTGACTCTAATGGGCTTCATCTTCATCAAGGAAAATATGTTACATATTTGTTACGTCAAAGTGATCCTCTCTTAGATCCCACCAAATATCGCCATATTGTGGGTGCTCTTCAATATTGTATGTTGACTCGCCCTGATATTGTGTACAGTGTTAACCAGTTATGTCAGTTTCTCCACTCGCCCACTTCAGTGTATATGACGGCAGCAAAGTGTGCCCTACGTTATCTTAAAGGAACATTGCATTATGGCTTGTATTATACGCCGAGTTcgttgaaattaaatgtatttaGTGATTTTGATTGGGCTGGGAGTCCTGATGACAAAAAATCCACAACTGGTTATGCGATCTACTTATGTCCCTGTTTGATCTCTTGGGCTGCCAAGAAGCAACCTATTGTTGCTTGGTCAAGCATGTAA
- the LOC133859244 gene encoding 25.3 kDa vesicle transport protein SEC22-1 — protein sequence MVKLTIVGRSSDGLPLAQGPRYLNEENGNNISFYKQQAEFILTEISRGNLASSKMTIRVDHHCFNYLVENGIFFITLCDSSYPRKLAFHYLQDLQKEFGKFDNSLIQKITRPYSFLQFESIIRNIRKQYTDTRTQANLSKLNSNRKQEIDIVTKHIYEILERRRNSEISENISRKSQSIHSSIWGSPCLEVIVLKWTPITIIVVVAVVLLWASFVLTDNFLISSL from the exons ATGGTTAAGCTAACAATAGTTGGAAGGAGTAGTGATGGGTTGCCTCTCGCACAAGGACCAAGGTATTTGAATGAGGAAAATGGCAACAATATCTCATTTTACAAGCAACAAGCAGAGTTCATTCTCACAGAAATCTCAAGAGGAAACTTAGCATCTTCCAAGATGACCATCCGCGTGGATCATCACTGCTTTAA CTATTTGGTCGAGAATGGAATCTTCTTCATCACATTGTGCGATTCTTCATATCCAAGAAAACTAGCTTTCCATTATCTACAGGATTTGCAAAAGGAGTTTGGGAAGTTTGATAATAGCTTAatccaaaaaattacaaggCCATACAGCTTTCTCCAATTCG AGAGCATTATTAGGAATATTAGAAAGCAATATACTGATACAAGAACTCAGGCTAACCTATCAAAGCTTAATTCTAACCGGAAACAAGAAATAGATATTGTTACTAAACACATATATGAAATTTTAGAAAGAAGGAGAAATTCAG AAATATCGGAAAATATATCCCGAAAATCTCAAAGTATTCACTCCTCAATATGGGGTTCCCCGTGCCTTGAG GTAATTGTCTTGAAATGGACGCCTATCACAATCATTGTAGTGGTTGCTGTTGTTCTTTTGTGGGCTAGCTTTGTACTCACGGACAACTTCCTAATTTCAAGCTTATAA
- the LOC133860375 gene encoding uncharacterized protein LOC133860375, whose protein sequence is MSEAEARAYTQRLAAWVDKEKAKSMNSCCDGVMQESNSLLKLAYVRAQRELSVAEEKYKMKIVSLQAKKTQIEIDVETLKHKKQLEAETSKHKKQLEVEASKHKKMEWVSNEEARSKEKLEGKKAVIESKREKKDLKTNERAHKYDASGTHPNPNKCLGCGYLPKSPKKYFGCDGSTLD, encoded by the exons ATGTCTGAAG CGGAGGCACGAGCATACACTCAAAGACTCGCCGCATGGGTGGATAAAGAAAAGGCAAAATCAATGAACAG ttgttgtgatggtgtaatGCAAGAATCAAATTCCTTACTGAAATTGGCATATGTCAGAGCTCAGAGAGAGCTATCCGTCGCCGAGGAAAAGTACAAAATGAAGATAGTATCTCTACAGGCTAAGAAGACACAAATCGAG ATAGATGTTGAGACTTTAAAGCACAAGAAACAGTTAGAAGCAGAGACGTCAAAGCACAAGAAACAGTTAGAAGTAGAGGCATCAAAGCACAAAAAAATGGAATGGGTTAGCAACGAGGAAGCTCGGTCCAAGGAgaaattagaaggaaaaaaggCAGTAATTGAATCTAAACGTGAGAAGAAAGATCTCAAGACAAACGAGAGGGCCCATAAGTATGATGCCAGTGGTACTCATCCCAATCCAAACAAGTGTTTAGGTTGTGGTTATCTTCCAAAGAGTCCAAAGAAGTATTTTGGTTGCGATGGTTCTACTTTAGATTAG